One Fusarium musae strain F31 chromosome 6, whole genome shotgun sequence DNA segment encodes these proteins:
- a CDS encoding hypothetical protein (EggNog:ENOG41) — protein sequence MPPLSETIRNGISDSLARTQLWLNTPNGRGVLKCTVAYTIASLATFVPFLANFLGKPEGKHVVATITVYFHPARSVGSMIEAILIAVVAVAYAETVSLLSMVTSVFFGSTMHLVTLSHVLVVVVFIGGGFGFMGWVKQRMLNPLVNVGSTLAALAIIGVVTKESHVMSNVFSNEKVLQVFKMLVMGITTTTAVNLLLWRTSARTSLRETMNRVSIPLGDMLYMITNSFLSGSEEGLVSDGFTAASTHYAKSYAQMMKDMREAKFEHYFLGHEEIYEHEKTVARSMETLAQALGGLRNATNTQLEQLKHPKPLSPKISGTASPNTARQLFEQFNESITMSMTGVRQNLCRILHEPQFGQPPSYEINVDEDLRRNLMDSLDTFDTARSDALQGLYGRIEQMASSHESTRANLEEVAAACGHFTFSLQSFGEDVLQYLDVLDDLEYVIIRKSRSWRWLLWWKSSSEEDRNKAIRLFESAEADTLMRTRQRSVSVPDGPAAVPAPVDLRTWYNAPDLNKILAWSWRNISALFKKMARDDIQFGLKVGIGAALWAMLAFLEETRELYTEWRGEWGLLSFIIVCSFTMGAANTVSLARFIGTLFGALFSVINWKISHGYALALIPLGWLTSFINFYLVIQHGKASLGRISLLAYNVSTLYAYRVKRKADGNDTTEDGQFSQPDIMEIAKRRAIAVTAGIIWGLVVCRVIWPISARRKFKESLSVLHLQMGLIWKRGPLTVLFRSEGSQSYLKSGEQAALQRYAANLDSLRLAAASEFELRGPFPMEVYGRVLKSTMRILDGFYNMSLVACRKGHLTEGERALLEYTARERAILCDHICQAFQVVASSTMLEYPFADATPSIVSARENLLSKIFEFRKEHPRRLINEGGESSESSQLLVEEKDYALLYAYALVTGQVVDELRLIGKEIGSLFGVLDEDTRLLQ from the exons ATGCCACCTCTAAGCGAGACCATCCGAAATGGCATCTCCGACTCGTTGGCGCGCACTCAACTCTGGCTCAACACGCCCAACGGCCGTGGCGTGCTAAAATGCACTGTTGCCTACACCATCGCCAGCCTTGCGACGTTTGTGCCGTTTTTGGCGAATTTCCTGGGCAAGCCGGAGGGTAAACATGTCGTTGCTACTATTACGGTTTATTTTCACCCTGCGAGGTCGGTGGGATCGATGATTGAGGCTATTCttattgctgttgttgcggTTGCTTACGCGGAGACGGTTTCGCTGCTTTCTATGGTTACCTCTGTTTTCTTTGGGTCGACGATGCACCTGGTGACGCTATCGCATGTCTTGGTTGTTGTGGTGTTTATTGGCGGTGGGTTTGGGTTTATGGGTTGGGTGAAGCAGAGGATGTTGAATCCGCTCGTCAACGTCGGCAGTACCCTCGCAGCACTCGCGATAATCGGAGTTGTGACCAAGGAGAGCCATGTAATGTCTAACGTGTTCTCAAATGAGAAGGTTCTGCAGGTCTTCAAAATGCTTGTTATGGGTATCACGACTACCACGGCGGTCAATCTGCTTCTTTGGAGAACGAGCGCCCGCACATCACTGCGAGAGACGATGAATCGAGTTTCGATACCGTTGGGAGATATGCTATACATGATAACCAACAGTTTCCTCAGTGGTTCTGAAGAAGGACTTGTGTCCGATGGATTTACGGCGGCATCAACACATTATGCGAAGTCCTATGctcagatgatgaaggatatGAGAGAAGCAAAGTTTGAACATTACTTCCTTGGACATGAGGAGATTTACGAACATGAAAAAACTGTTGCGAGGTCTATGGAGACCTTGGCGCAGGCTTTGGGTGGCTTGAGAAACGCGACAAATACTCAGCTTGAACAGCTCAAGCACCCAAAGCCGCTCAGCCCGAAAATATCGGGAACGGCTTCTCCGAATACGGCGCGCCAACTGTTTGAGCAGTTTAACGAGTCGATCACGATGTCTATGACAGGAGTACGCCAGAATCTCTGCAGAATCTTACATGAGCCTCAGTTTGGTCAGCCGCCCAGCTATGAAATCAACGTTGACGAAGATCTGCGGCGCAACTTGATGGACTCGTTAGATACCTTTGACACAGCCAGATCAGACGCTCTACAAGGACTCTACGGCCGTATCGAGCAAATGGCTTCGTCTCACGAATCAACACGCGCTAATCTTGAGGAAGTCGCCGCAGCATGCGGCCACTTCACTTTCAGCCTTCAATCCTTCGGCGAAGATGTTCTTCAGTACCTCGATGTTCTAGATGATCTAGAGTATGTGATTATACGCAAGAGTCGAAGTTGGAGATGGCTGCTCTGGTGGAAGAGTAgctcagaagaagatcgGAATAAAGCTATCAGACTGTTTGAGTCTGCGGAGGCTGATACGTTGATGCGGACGAGGCAGAGGTCTGTTAGTGTACCTGATGGTCCAGCTGCGGTGCCTGCACCGGTTGATTTAAGAACCTGGTATAATGCGCCTGATCTGAACAAGATACTGGCTTGGTCCTGGAGAAACATCTCTGCGCTTTTTAAGAAAATGGCGCGGGACGATA TTCAGTTCGGCCTCAAAGTCGGTATCGGCGCCGCTCTGTGGGCAATGCTCGCGTTTCTCGAAGAGACGAGAGAGTTATACACGGAATGGCGCGGTGAATGGGGTCTTCTATCCTTCATAATCGTGTGCAGTTTCACAATGGGAGCTGCCAACACCGTCAGCCTAGCTCGTTTCATCGGTACACTATTTGGTGCTTTGTTCTCTGTGATCAACTGGAAGATCAGCCATGGTTACGCCTTGGCTCTGATTCCGCTTGGCTGGTTGACGAGCTTCATCAACTTTTATCTTGTCATTCAGCATGGCAAGGCTTCTTTGGGGAGGATTAGTCTTCTTGCGTACAATGTTTCTACACTGTATGCGTACAGAGTAAAGAGAAAGGCAGATGGAAATGACACGACTGAAGATGGACAGTTTTCACAGCCTGATATCATGGAGATTGCCAAACGCCGAGCCATCGCTGTCACAGCGGGTATCATCTGGGGTCTGGTCGTTTGCCGAGTTATATGGCCCATATCCGCACGTCGCAAGTTCAAAGAGAGTCTGTCTGTTCTCCATCTACAAATGGGTCTTATCTGGAAGCGAGGGCCTCTCACCGTTCTCTTTCGTAGCGAAGGTTCTCAAAGCTATCTCAAGTCTGGTGAACAAGCTGCCTTGCAAAGGTATGCTGCAAACCTAGATAGTCTGAGACTAGCCGCCGCTTCGGAGTTCGAGTTACGAGGCCCATTCCCTATGGAAGTGTACGGCCGTGTGCTGAAAAGCACTATGCGTatcctcgatggcttctACAATATGAGCCTCGTCGCATGTCGAAAGGGTCATCTTACAGAAGGTGAGAGGGCACTGCTCGAGTATACAGCTCGCGAGCGCGCTATTCTTTGTGATCACATTTGTCAGGCTTTTCAGGTCGTTGCTAGCTCAACTATGCTGGAGTATCCTTTCGCCGATGCTACGCCAAGCATTGTATCGGCACGCGAGAATCTGTTGAGTAAGATCTTTGAGTTCAGAAAGGAACACCCGAGGAGATTGATCAACGAGGGTGGTGAGAGTAGCGAATCAAGTCAGCTACTTGTTGAGGAGAAAGACTATGCGCTGCTTTATGCATATGCGCTTGTTACTGGACAGGTTGTAGATGAACTACGGTTGATTGGAAAGGAAATAGGGAGTCTTTTTGGTGTTTTAGATGAGGATACCCGGCTTTTGCAGTAA
- a CDS encoding hypothetical protein (EggNog:ENOG41), with protein MVRQHNADSFDLEKPPSVHFEIAFPYVDLSHEIRDTNEPAPDRPSPTRPLSDRSEPFVFDHESEWRAWLCVFGSFLFLVCSSGFSGSVGTLQSYLSDNQLKNNTNSQIGWILGVYLFLACIPSFFYGSLLDRCGPRLLSAVGGILSTSTFLLMGQCKTYWQFMFAFGVFGSIGTGINCTVAIGVVGKLFIRRRGLAMGFAVTGASLGILVFPLVLHSTFEHLGWVWSMRIVAIVIASCTSVGFLCFLPFENLVLGTDSFDPFGTSSVFDLSAWKSKSFIFVSLSLFLMEFVNSGIAGLLPAISATVGFTAQDGFILLSVIGGTSCISRLIIGYSSDRLGGMNTMVGTMVLMALLKSAIFIPFTSHGRSLLYAFAAFWGLFSGSFYAVAPICVGKTCDPKDYARYYGSTNLLVGLALLIANPLSSVMLDKAGAKPLVYLYLGIVIAAVISITVARGLVIGSFTRLSERI; from the exons ATGGTCCGCCAACACAACGCCGATTCGTTTGATCTGGAAAAGCCGCCCTCAGTCCACTTTGAGATCGCTTTCCCGTATGTTGATCTTTCACACGAGATTCGGGACACCAATGAACCCGCACCTGATAGGCCCTCGCCCACTCGCCCCTTATCTGACCGATCAGAACCATTCGTCTTTGACCATGAGTCAGAGTGGCGTGCATGGCTCTGTGTCTTTGGCTCATTCCTCTTTCTAGTTTGCTCCTCTG GTTTCAGCGGTTCCGTCGGCACACTCCAGTCATACCTCAGTGATAACCAGCTCaaaaacaacaccaacagtcaAATAGGCTGGATCCTCGGTGTatacctcttcctcgcctgCATCCCCAGTTTCTTCTACGGCTCTCTTCTCGACCGCTGCGGCCCTCGACTCCTAAGTGCAGTCGGCGGTATTCTCTCAACATCCACTTTTCTCCTAATGGGGCAGTGCAAGACATACTGGCAGTTCATGTTCGCCTTTGGTGTCTTTGGCAGTATCGGGACAGGAATCAACTGCACTGTTGCTATTGGCGTAGTGGGAAAGTTGTTCATTCGGCGACGGGGTTTGGCTATGGGTTTTGCTGTGACGGGGGCTTCTCTTGGGATACTTGTCTTTCCACTTGTTCTTCACTCGACGTTTGAGCATCTCGGTTGGGTCTGGTCCATGAGGATCGTGGCAATAGTCATCGCCTCCTGCACGAGTGTAGGATTCCTCTGTTTTCTGCCGTTCGAAAACCTCGTCTTGGGCACCGATAGCTTCGACCCCTTTGGAACAAGCTCGGTATTTGATCTCTCGGCATGGAAGAGCAAGAGCTTCATTTTCGTGTccctcagcctcttcttgatggaaTTTGTCAACTCCGGTATAGCCGGTCTGCTCCCAGCTATATCCGCCACCGTTGGCTTCACTGCCCAGGATGGATTCATCCTTCTTTCTGTCATAGGCGGCACCTCATGCATCAGCCGCTTGATTATAGGCTATTCAAGCGACCGCCTCGGAGGAATGAACACAATGGTCGGCACAATGGTCCTCATGGCCCTTCTCAAGTCCGCGATTTTCATCCCTTTCACTTCACACGGCCGCTCCCTTCTCTACGCCTTCGCAGCATTCTGGGGCCTCTTCTCGGGGTCTTTCTATGCAGTGGCTCCAATTTGCGTCGGCAAAACATGCGATCCAAAGGATTATGCGAGATATTATGGCTCGACTAACTTACTTGTTGGATTAGCGCTGCTCATCGCTAATCCCCTGAGCAGCGTCATGTTGGACAAAGCGGGCGCAAAGCCTCTGGTGTACCTCTATCTCGGCATTGTCATTGCTGCAGTGATTTCGATTACTGTGGCTCGTGGACTTGTTATTGGAAGCTTCACCAGGTTGAGTGAGAGAATCTAG
- a CDS encoding hypothetical protein (EggNog:ENOG41) gives MWRVFVGIDHSLVANKSLKSRAQAKNDISKVSEMRRIILQSNGKRVQIIRGRAYPAQALKAAEWG, from the exons ATGTGGAGAGTCTTCGTTGGTATTGATCATTCTCTGGTGGCCAACAAATCTCTTAAGAGTCGTGCTCAAGCCAAGAACGACATCAGCAAA GTTTCTGAGATGCGTCGAATTATTCTGCAGAGCAACGGTAAGCGCGTGCAAATTATCAGAGGTAGGGCCTATCCAGCTCAAgctctcaaggctgctgaatGGGGATAA
- a CDS encoding hypothetical protein (EggNog:ENOG41), producing the protein MDKQRQKVAVIGLGIAGLVAVKNLLEVGFDVTGFERNEYVGGLWHYTEQDKTSVLPNSTPSHCPSAKVEEYIESYVDHFNFRDKLRLGVSVEKVGRDDEGNRWVVDIQGSGPEYFDKVIMATGGNNRPHIPKVEGMEQFEGDVLHSRAFKRPELFKGKRVVVVGVSNTGADTAAALCGHAEKVWLSRSHGVIVIPRKRDGIPFDHTLTARTMAFMAMFERRFPRLYEVIFNAICKKMQDNAFKMRPEWGLSPADSVLHALPVISDNLIPLLESGGITCIPKIKRVTGPKEIELTDGTRLDVDAIIWCTGYKADFSLLDASVDPTRNTTPKWAETIGSRGKPLPRLYQNVFSLDHPDSLAFLGNVLVATSAFPISDLCTMAIAQIWKGNSALPSIDEMNRATDKHHEAICKLANRGSVVPGWLRQADWLAWADKAAGSQVYEHLGWGLKGWKLWWNDRALYRMLMDGVFTPFVWRVFDGEGKRVKWDGAREAIEKVNAELAAAKARNKNKKTQ; encoded by the exons ATGGATAAGCAGCGTCAAAAGGTGGCTGTCATCGGTCTCG GCATCGCCGGCCTTGTCGCTGTCAAGAATCTACTCGAAGTCGGCTTCGATGTGACTGGATTTGAGCGCAATGAGTATGTCGGAGGTCTCTGGCATTACACcgagcaagacaagacatcaGTCTTACCGA ACTCCACGCCCAGTCATTGCCCATCCGCCAAGGTGGAAGAGTACATTGAGTCCTACGTAGACCACTTTAACTTTCGCGATAAGCTTCGCTTGGGTGTATCGGTCGAGAAAGTCGGACGCGATGATGAGGGCAATCGCTGGGTGGTAGACATCCAGGGCTCAGGGCCTGAGTATTTCGACAAGGTCATTATGGCGACGGGCGGAAACAATCGTCCTCACATTCCCAAGGTCGAGGGCATGGAGCAATTCGAAGGCGACGTTCTACATTCGCGCGCCTTCAAACG ACCAGAACTCTTCAAGGGCAAACGCGTGGTTGTTGTCGGCGTCTCGAACACGGGCGCAGACACTGCAGCAGCTCTTTGTGGACATGCTGAAAAAGTCTGGCTATCTCGCAGCCATGGTGTTATAGTG ATCCCGCGAAAGCGCGATGGCATCCCATTCGATCACACCCTCACAGCGCGCACAATGGCCTTTATGGCAATGTTCGAGAGGAGATTCCCTCGTCTCTACGAagtcatcttcaacgccatcTGCAAGAAAATGCAGGACAACGCGTTCAAGATGAGGCCCGAATGGGGTCTTTCTCCTGCGGATTCCGTCCTGCACGCTCTGCCCGTCATATCGGACAATCTCATCCCCCTACTCGAATCAGGCGGCATCACCTGTATCCCGAAAATAAAGCGCGTCACAGGGCCCAAAGAAATTGAGCTCACGGACGGAACGCGTCTAGATGTTGACGCGATCATCTGGTGCACTGGATACAAGGCAGACTTCAGCCTCCTAGACGCCAGCGTTGATCCCACGCGTAACACAACGCCAAAATGGGCAGAAACAATCGGATCTCGTGGcaaacctcttcctcgtctctACCAGAACGTGTTTTCGCTCGATCACCCAGATTCACTAGCCTTCCTGGGCAATGTCCTCGTCGCAACAAGCGCATTCCCCATCAGCGACCTCTGCACCATGGCAATCGCACAAATCTGGAAAGGAAACTCTGCCCTCCCATCAATCGACGAGATGAACCGCGCCACAGACAAGCACCACGAGGCAATATGTAAGCTTGCCAATAGAGGCAGCGTGGTGCCTGGTTGGCTGCGACAGGCTGACTGGCTTGCATGGGCTGACAAGGCAGCTGGGTCACAAGTATATGAACATCTCGGGTGGGGATTGAAAGGCTGGAAGTTGTGGTGGAATGATCGTGCGTTGTATAGGATGTTGATGGATGGGGTTTTTACGCCGTTTGTTTGGAGGGTTTTTGATGGGGAGGGGAAGAGGGTGAAGTGGGACGGGGCGAGGGAAGCGATTGAGAAGGTTAATGCTGAGTTGGCGGCTGCAAAGGCGAGGAACAAGAATAAGAAGACTCAGTAG